The nucleotide sequence CATGAGCTTCGGCTTCAAATACGGACTGCCTGTCGACGCAAACTTCGTGGCCGACGCCCGCTTTATCCCCAATCCCCACTGGGTGCCGCAACTCCGTCCCCACACCGGCCTGGACGAGGACGTAAGTGACTACGTGCTCGGCGCAGAGGGCGTGCAGGAATTCGTGGATCGTTACGTCCGGGCCCTGGAGCCTGTTCTGGACGGCTACCGCCAGGAGAACAAGCACTATGCAACCCTTGCCGTTGGCTGCACAGGAGGAAAGCATCGTTCGGTGGCTGTCGCCGTCGAGCTTTCCAAGCGCCTGGCCCAGTTTCCCCGCGTGACCGTAACCACCACCCACCGCGACCTGGGACGTGAGTAGTGGGTGTCCTGACGGGCCCGCTGCCCCTCATACCGCCCAAGGGAGTCCCCGGCAGCCAGCAGAAGAAGAGCCCGTCCGTGGTGGCTCTCGGCGGTGGGCACGGCCTGGCAGCGTCACTTTCGGCCCTCCGGCTGCTTACCTCGGAGCTGACTGCCATTGTCACGGTGGCAGACGACGGCGGATCGTCCGGGCGTCTGCGTGAGGAGTACGGCGTCCTCCCGCCCGGCGATCTGCGGATGGCGCTGAGCGCCCTCTGTGACGACACCGACTGGGGCCGCACCTGGCGTGATGTCATGCAGCATCGTTTCGACGCCGGAGGCAAGGCCAAGGGCGGCTCGTTGGACAACCACGCCATGGGCAACCTCCTCATCGTCACGCTGTGGGAGCTTCTGGGGGATACGGTTGCCGGCCTCAAATGGGCCGGTGCCCTTCTGGGCGCCCGCGGCCAGGTGCTTCCTATGTCCAGCATTCCGTTGACCATCGAGGGCAAGGCACGCACGGAACTTCCCGACGGGAGCCACCAACTGCAGACTGTGCGCGGGCAAGCGAAGTGCGCTGTCGCGGGCAAACTGGAAGAGGTCAAGCTGTTTCCCGAGGATGCCCCGGCATGCACGGAAGCCCTGACGGCAATAGAGCTCGCAGACTGGGTGATCCTTGGACCTGGCTCCTGGTACACCTCCGTGCTGCCCCACTTGCTGCTTCCCGAGCTGCGCCAAGCGCTCGGTGACACCGCCGCCAAGCGTTGCTTGACCATGAATCTGGACGTGGAGACCAAAGAGACCTCCGGCATGACCGCCGCAGACCACCTGGACGTCCTTCGGCGCTACGCCCCGGAGTTCAGTGTGGACGTCGTGCTTGCCGACCCGGCTGCGATCCAGGACCTCAAGGCCTTTGAAAAGGCCGCCGGGATGATCGGAGCCGAAGTGGTGTTGGGTAGAGTAGGGGCGTCGAGGCGCCGCCCAGTCCATGACCCATTGCTGCTGGCAGCGGCTTACCACGATATTTTCGGGAACAGTTAGGAATACGCGATGGCACTTACTGCGTCGGTCAAGGACGAACTGTCCCGGCTGGACATCAAGAAATCTTCGGTCCGCAAGGCAGAGGTCTCTGCAATGTTGCGCTTCGCTGGTGGCTTGCACATCATCTCCGGCCGGATCGTCATCGAGGCAGAAGTCGACCTCGCCTCGACCGCCCGGCGCCTGCGCGCCGCGATCGCCGAGGTCTACGGACATCAGAGCGAGATCATCGTGGTATCCGGGGGAGGCCTGCGCCGCGGGAGCCGCTATGTGGTCCGCGTCGTACGCGACGGAGAGGCTTTGGCACGTCAGACAGGCCTCCTGGATGGCCGTGGACGGCCGGTGCGCGGGCTGCCGTCGGTGGTGGTCAACGGTTCTGCCGCGGACGCTGAAGCCGTGTGGCGCGGAGCATTCCTTGCCCATGGTTCCCTCACCGAGCCAGGGCGGTCCTCGTCCCTGGAGGTGACATGCCCGGGTCCTGAATCCGCGCTTGCGCTGGTGGGCGCTGCCCGCCGTCTGGGCATCCAGGCCAAGGCACGCGAGGTCCGCGGCGTGGACAGGGTGGTCATCCGCGACGGAGACACCATCGCTGCCCTGCTGACCAGGATGGGTGCCCATGACGCGCTCATGGTCTGGGAGGAACGCCGGATGCGGAAGGAAGTCAGGGCTACCGCCAACAGGCTGGCGAACTTTGATGACGCCAACCTGCGCCGCTCGGCCCAGGCTGCAGTGGCGGCCGGTGCCAGGGTGGACCGGGCCCTTGAGATTCTGGGCGACGACGTCCCGGACCACCTCAAGTACGCGGGGGAGCTGCGCGTGGCCCACAAGCAGGCCAGCCTGGATGAACTGGGCCGGCTTGCAGACCCGCCCATGACCAAGGACGCCATTGCCGGGCGCATCCGCCGTCTTCTCGCCATGGCCGATAAGCGTGCTTTGGACCTCGGAATTCCCGGGACTGAGGCAAATGTGACTCCCGAAATGATGGACGAGTAGTAAGCACCCATAGAATCGGGAAAGTGTGGAGGAAATACTGCGAGGCAACTGCTGGTTGACCCCGGTGGAGGCAAGAGCAGTTATCTTCCCCAAGGATTTCCGGCTGGTCCGCCGGTCGGATGAACATAACGAGAGTTACCAAACCGGACGTTAGTCCATTACATTGGAGGATTTCGTGACAGAGTACGTTCTGCCCGAGCTCGGCTACGACTACGCAGCACTTGAGCCGCACATTTCGGCAAAGATCATGGAGCTGCACCACAGCAAGCACCACGCTGCCTACGTTGCAGGCGCCAACAACGCCCTTGCCCAGCTGGCCGAGGCCCGCGACAAGGGTGACTTCGCCAACATCAACCGTCTCTCCAAGGACCTCGCGTTCCACACCGGCGGCCACATCAACCACTCCGTGTTCTGGAACAACATCTCCCCGGACGGCGGCGACAAGCCCGAGGGCGAGCTGGCCGCAGCCATCGATGACGCCTTCGGCTCCTTCGACGCTTTCCGCGCCCAGTTCACAGCAGCCGCTCTGGGCCTGCAGGGCTCCGGCTGGGCCTTCCTGGCCTACGAGCCCATCGGTGGGAACCTCCTCATCGAGCAGCTCTACGACCAGCAGGGCAACGTAGCTGTTGGCACCACCCCGCTGCTGATGCTCGACATGTGGGAGCACGCGTTCTACCTGGACTACGTCAACGTCAAGGCTGACTACGTCAAGGCCTTCTGGAACATCGTCAACTGGGCCGATGTCGCCAAGCGCTTCGAAGCAGCACGCACCAACGCCACGGGCCTCGTCGTCCTGTAGCTGGTGAGCTCCGGTTCACGCCGATGTAACAAAAGTCACTTTTGGCGTGAATTGAAGCGAAATGCTGAAAAGCCTGCCTCCGCAGTTGCGGGGGCAGGCTCAATTAAACGTAAGATGGATCACGGAAGGCGGTTAGCCTTCAGCAACGTGGCTGGTCGCCCTCCGATCTGATAATCACCTCTGCCCAACGACGTGCGGGGTCTGTTAGTTGGAAATATTTGATCCGACTCACTAGGCGTGCTTGCAAGAGCACCAAGGAGATTGACACATAGTGACCACCCGTATTGGTATCAACGGCTTCGGCCGCATCGGCCGTAACTACTTCCGCGCAGCACTGGCCCAGGGCGCAGACCTTGAGATCGTCGCAGTCAACGACCTCACCAGCCCTGAAACCCTCGCCCACCTCCTGAAGTATGACTCCGTCGGTGGACGCCTCGCCCAGACCGTGGAAGTTGTCGATGGAAACCTGGTAGTCGACGGCAAGTCCATCAAGGTGCTTGCCGAGCGCGATCCCGCGAACCTCCCTTGGGGCGATCTCGGCGTCGACATCGTGATCGAATCCACCGGCTTCTTCACCAAGGCCGCAGCAGCGCAGAAGCACATTGATGCCGGGGCCAAGAAGGTCCTCATCTCCGCACCTGCCAGCGACGAAGACATCACCATCGTCATGGGCGTCAACGACGGGCTTTACGACCCCGCGGCGCACAACATCATCTCCAACGCCTCCTGCACCACCAACTGCCTCGGCCCGCTGGCCAAGGTCGTAAACGACGCGTTCGGCATCGAGCGTGGCCTCATGACTACGGTCCACGCCTACACGGCTGACCAGAACCTGCAGGACGGCCCGCACGGCGATCTTCGCCGCGCACGCGCCGCAGCCATCAACATGGTTCCCACCTCAACAGGTGCAGCCAAGGCAATTGGCCTGGTCCTGCCGGAGCTCAAGGGCAAGCTCGACGGCTACGCCATCCGCGTACCGGTCCCCACCGGCTCGGCCACGGACCTCACGGTCACCGTTTCCCGCGAAGTCACGGTTGAGGAAGTCAACGCAGCCGTCAAGGCAGCAGCCGAGTCCGAGCAGTGGGCCGGCATCCTGTCCTACACGGATGCGCCGATCGTTTCGTCGGACATCGTCGGGGACCCGGCGTCGTCCATCTTCGACTCCGGCCTGACCAAGGTCATCGGCAACCAGGTCAAGGTTGTTTCCTGGTATGACAACGAGTGGGGTTACTCCAACCGCCTCGTAGACCTCACGGAGCTCGTTGCATCCAAGCTGGGCTAGGGTAGACACATGACATCTCACACCCTCAACGAACTCATCGCTGAAGGTGTCCGCGGGCGGTACATTCTGGTCAGAAGTGACCTGAATGTGCCGCTCGACGGCTCTACAGTGACCGACGACGGCCGCATCAAGGCCTCCCTCCCGGTCCTCAAGAAGCTCTCGGACGCCGGTGCCCGTGTGCTCGTGACAGCCCACCTCGGACGCCCCAAGGGCGCGCCTGAAGCCAAGTTCTCATTGAAGCCCGCAGTGGAGCGCCTTGCCGAACTCGCTGACTTCAAGGTCCAGCTTGCTGCGGATACAGTCGGTGACTCCGCCAAGGAGCATGCCGCTGCGCTGCAGGACGGCGACGTGCTTGTCCTGGAGAACGTCCGCTTTGACGCCCGCGAAACCAGCAAAGACGACGCCGAACGCGGCGCCTTCGCTGATGAGCTGGTTGCCCTGACGGGCAGCAATGGAGCGTACGTGGACGACGCATTCGGTGCAGTCCACCGCAAGCACGCCAGTGTCTACGACGTCGCCACACGGCTTCCGTCGTATCTCGGTGATCTTGTCCATACCGAGGTGGAAGTTCTGCGGAAACTGACCACTGACACCCAGCGCCCGTATGTCGTGGTTCTTGGCGGGTCCAAGGTCTCCGACAAACTGGCCGTCATCGACAACCTGCTGGGCAAGGCCGACACCATCCTTGTGGGTGGCGGCATGCTGTTCACCTTCCTTGCAGCAGCAGGGCATAAGGTTGCTGGCAGCCTCCTTGAAGAAGACCAGATTCCGGTTGTCCAGGATTACCTCAAGCGTGCTGCCGATGCAGGCACCTCCTTCGTCATTCCAACTGACGTTGTTGTGGCCAGCCGTTTCGCAGCGGATGCTGAGCATGAGGTCGTCAAAGCAGATGCCATCGAGGAGAGCACCTTTGGCGCTTCCGGCATCGGCCTGGATATCGGACCTGAATCAGCGTCGGCTTTCGCTGCCCAGATTGAGGGCGCCAAGACCGTCTTCTGGAACGGCCCCATGGGCGTTTTCGAATTCGAAGCGTTCGCCAATGGCACCCGGGCCATCGCCCAGGCGCTGACGGACACCGTGGCCTTCACTGTGGTGGGTGGCGGCGATTCTGCTGCCGCAGTCCGTACCCTCGGGTTCGAGGATTCGCAGTTCGGCCACATCTCCACAGGTGGCGGCGCCAGCCTTGAATACCTTGAAGGCAAGGAACTTCCCGGCCTGAGCGTCCTGGACCGCTAAAGCAACAAACCGGCCGGCAGGACGCCACTGCGTCCTGCCGGCCGTTCCACATCCCAACGCATTCTTTTGGAGTACATGTGACTACCTCCGCCAACGGCAACTTCGTCCGTAAGCCCTTCATCGCCGGTAACTGGAAGATGAACATGGACCACGTGCAAGGCATCACCTTGCTGCAGAAGCTCGCGTGGACCCTCTCCGACGCCAAGCACGACTACAACCGCGTTGAGGTCGCCGTGTTCCCCCCCTTCACCGATCTGCGCGGAGTCCAAACCCTCGTCCAGGGCGACGAGCTCGACATCGTCTATGGCGGCCAGGATCTTTCGCAGTTCGACTCGGGAGCCTACACGGGCGACATTTCCGGCCAGTTCCTTAACAAGCTGGGATGTTCCTATGTTTTGGTGGGTCACAGCGAGCGACGGACCATCCACAACGAATCGGACGAGGTCCTCAACGCCAAGGTCAAGGCAGCCTTCCGCCATGAGGTCACTCCCGTCCTCTGCGTGGGCGAAGGCCTCGAAATCCGCCAGGCAGGCACCCACGTTGAGCACACTCTCGCGCAGCTGCGTGCGGGGGTTGACGGACTGACTGACGAACAAGCCGCGGATCTCGTCGTGGCTTATGAGCCTGTCTGGGCCATCGGTACCGGTGAGGTAGCGGGCCCGGAGGACGCGCAGGAAATGTGCGCCGCCATCCGCGCAGAACTCGCAGTGCTTTTTAATGACGCTGTCGCGGCCAAGACCCGCTTGCTCTACGGAGGCTCCGTCAAGGCCAACAACGCCGCCGCCATTATGGCTGGAAGAGACGTTGATGGACTGCTTGTGGGTGGCGCCAGCCTGGACCCCGCAGAATTTGCTAACATTGTCAGGTTCGAGAGCCACCTCGTCACGGACTAGTCCGGCTCCCGTTTTCCGCTTCTTCGAAAGGCCGTCGTGGACGTTCTTCAAGTCATTTTGCAGATTCTGCTGGCTATCACCAGCCTTCTGCTGACGCTACTTATCCTCCTGCACAAGGGACGTGGCGGCGGTTTGTCCGACATGTTCGGTGGCGGAATGAGTTCGGGGTTGAGCTCCTCCGGTGTTGCCGAGCGCAACCTGAACCGCTTCACCATCATTCTTGGCGTCACTTGGGGCGTTGTCATCATCGGGTTGGGGCTCATTATGCGCTTCACCTCGGGCGGCGACTCCTAGCAGCCACCGGGTGGGGAGGTTCCTTGACGGGAGCCTCCCCATTTTTGTGTCCGGATCGGCACACAACTACCAGTGCCGCCGTCGGGCCCCTCGCATTAGACTGGCCCTGTTGGCTGTAAAGCTTCCAGGGCCGTGACGGCCGACCACCGAGTCGCTAGGGGTTCGAAAATGGTTCATGGCACGCCAGGTTATCGGGGCACCCGCGTGGGTGTGGCCCAGGGGTCTGAACCCAGAAATCACAGCGACCACGGCCAAGGCGAGCAACTGCCGCGTATTCGGGTTCCCTACTGGTGTGCCAAGGGACACGAAACGCGGCTTGTTTTTCTTAAGCTTCCCGACGAGCAGATCCCGAAGACCTGGGACTGCCCCAAGTGCGGAATGCCCGCTTCACGTGATCCTGAGACTCCAGCCAATCCACGACCGGAAGACGAACTCTTCAAATCCCATCTGGACTACGTTAAAGAAAGACGCTCCAGCCAGGACGCTGAAATTGTCCTGGCCGGAGCGTTGGAAAGACTACGCGCCCGCGGGATCCTTTCGGACCAACTGCTGGGGGACACGTGAGGCTGCGTTCTCGTCAATGAGCCATAGAGTCCTGGTGCGTCCTGCCGGCCCCGCTGCGGGAACCTGGACCGGATTGGCACCGGCCAAAGCCAAGCCCACGGCGCCGGCCTTGTCCTCACCCGCCACCACCATCCAGATTTCCTGAGCGGTATTGATCGCCGGCAATGTCAAAGAAATACGCGACGGCGGGGGCTTGGGCGAGTTTTCGACGCCAACAACGGCGCGGCTCTTCTCGCGGATGCCCGCCTGCTCGGGGAAGAGCGAGGCAATGTGCGCATCCGGTCCTACACCGAGCAGCAGGACATCGAAACGCGGCAGGTTTCCAGGCTGTTCAGGCCTGTCGTCCGACATGTCCGCGGCGTGCTCCGCCTCCGCAGCCGCCTTGAGCTCGGCTTCGTAGGCCGCTGCAGCTTCATCCGCCGTGGCGAATTGATCTGTTGAGCCGGGCTCATGCACCCTGGCCGGGTCCACCTGCAGGTGGGACAAGAGCGCCTGATGGGCCTGGCGGGTGTTCCTGTCGTCGCTGTCAGCGGCAACGAACCGTTCATCCCCCCACCAGAAGTTGACCCTCGACCAGTCCACGGCCGGAGCCGCGGCGGAGTCGGCAACGGCCTTCAGGGTACCGATGCCCACCGTGCCACCGGTGAGCACCACTGTGGCCTCGCCGTGCTTGTCCTGGACATCCACTAGTTTGGTGATGAGTCGCGCCGCGATTGCGGCCATCAACACCTTTGAATCCGGGTGGATGCTTACTCTTGGCTCAGCGTGCACTGGTTTGGACTCTCCTCTGGCTGGTAAGTGGCAGTCCCATCGTAATCACTTCTCCGAAGACTTCGTCCGGATCCAGCCGCCGGAGTTCCTCGGCGAGGCAATCCTTGAGGCTTCGCCGGGGAAGCGTGATACGCTGCGCCGGCTGTCCCGGCTGCGTCAGCTCCGCGACGGACAAGCCCGGACGGAACAGCTGCACGTCACCACTGGCGCGGGTAAGACGAACGCGGCGAATGCCGGTGCCCGCGGGGTCCGCCACAATCGTGACAGGCGCCTGCAGGGCCAAGCTCAGCCATGCCGCCAAGAGCAAGGTGCTGGGGGAGTCCGAGGCACCCTCCACAGCGACGGCGGAGACAGGGTCACCATCCACTTGGTCGAAGACTGCAGCGAGCTGCATGCGCCAATTGGTCAGGCGCGTCCACGCGAGGTCGGTATCGCCGGCCTTGTACGTAGCACGGATGTTCTCCAATGCCAGGCGGGGATCGGGCTCGTTGGCGGAGTCGGTGATGCGGCGGTGCGCAATCCGGCCTATCGAGGTTTCACAGGCGCTCTCCGGGGCTCCGTGCGGCCACCAGGCCACGATCGGAGCGTCCGGCAGGAGGAGAGCCGAAACCAGGGATTCGCTCTCGTGGGCCATGTGCCCGTGGCCGCGCAGGACGATGACTTCCGACGCGCCGGCGTCTCCACCGACGCGGATCTGGGCGTCCAGACGATCGGGGCCTTCAGACCCGGCGTCGGCGAGCACAATGATGCGGCAGGGGTGTTCCCGGCTGGCTTCATTGGCCGCTTCGATGGCTTCTTCTTCCTGCCCGGACTTGGTCACCACAACCAGCGTCAGGACCCGGCCCAAGGCAATCACGCCACCCTGTTCGCGCAGCGACATGATCTTCTTGGAGATCTTGGAAGTAGTGGTATCGGGAAGATCTACGATCATGGCCTTCTCCAGGTTCGTCCGTCACGGGCCAGCAGGGCATCGGCCGATGCCGGTCCCCAGCTGCCGGGTGCGTAGGGTTGCGGTTGCTCATCAAGCCCGGCCCAGTAGTCCTCGAACGGATCCAGGATCTTCCAGGATAGTTCCACTTCCTGATGGCGCGGGAAGAGCGGCGGCTCGCCGAGCAGCACGTCCAGGATCAGACGCTCGTACGCTTCGGGGCTGGACTCTGTGAACGAGTGCCCGTAGCCGAAGTCCATGGTGACATCGCGGACTTCCATCTGCGTGCCCGGCACCTTGGAGCCGAAGCGGATCGTGGCGCCCTCGTCGGGTTGGACACGGATAACTACGGCGTTCTGGCCGAAGTCGTCCTCGCCGTGGTCACGGAAGAGCAGGTTGGGTGCCCTCTTGAAGACCACTGCGATTTCGGTGACGCGGCGGCCCAGGCGCTTTCCGGCGCGCAGGTAGAACGGAACCCCGTTCCACCGGCGGGTATTGATGTCCACGCGGATCGCGGCGTACGTCTCGGTTTTCGAATCTGCCGGGATGCCGTCCTCGTCCAGGTAACCGAGGACTTTCTCGCCGCCTTGCCAACCGCCGGTGAACTGGCCGCGGGCGGAGTGCGTGGAGAGGTCCTCTGGCAATTTAACAGCTGCGAGGACTTTTTCCTTCTCTGCACGCAGGTCATCTGCGTTGAATGAGATCGGCTCTTCCATGGCAGTCAACGCCAGAAGCTGCAACAGGTGGTTCTGGATGACGTCGCGGGCTGCACCCACACCGTCGTAATAGCCTGCGCGGCCACCGGTGCCGATGTCTTCGGCCATGGTGATCTGGACGTGGTCCACGTAGTTGGCATTCCAGAGGGGTTCGAACAGCTGGTTCGCGAAGCGAAGAGCCAGGATGTTCTGGACCGTCTCCTTGCCCAGGTAGTGGTCAATCCTGAACACCGCATCAGGCGGGAACACGGACTCCACGATGTCGTTGAGCTGGCGGGCTGATTCGAGGTCGTGGCCGAACGGCTTCTCGATCACCACACGGCGCCACTGGCCGGGCTGGGCCTGCGCCAAGCCGTGCTTGGAAAGCTGACGACATACCTGCTCGAACGCCTTCGGCGGGATGGACAGGTAGAAGCCGTGGTTGCCACGGGTGCCGCGGGTTTCGTCCAATTCGTCCAGGACATCGCCCAGACGCTCGAAAGCGTCGTCGTCGTCGAACTCGCCCTGAACAAAACGGATACCGGAAGCGAGCTGCTCCCAGACACCTTCGTCGAACTTGGTACGGGCGTGGGCCTTGACGTTTTCCTTGACCTCAGCCGCGAAATCGGCGTTGTCCCAGTCCCGGCGCCCGAATCCCACCAGTGCAAAGCTCGGCGGTAACAGGCCCCGGTTGGCGAGGTCGTAGACCGCCGGCATGAGTTTCTTGCGGGCGAGGTCGCCGGTCACTCCGAAGAAGACCAACGACGACGGCCCGGCGATGCGGTTCAGGCGGCGGTCCCGCGGATCCCGCAAAGGGTTCCGCAGGCCGCCGTTCTTCCTGCCGTTTTCAGTTTCTGGCATGTTTTTCTATGTGCCTTAGCTTTCGAGTGAGCTGGCCTGGCCGGCCAACGCAGCGACGACTTCCTGAAGCTGAGCTACGCCGGCAGCGCGCTCGGTGAGGTGCAGGCGAAGCACAGGGCGGCCATGGCCTTCCAGGACCTGGGCGTCACCGGACGCCTGGGCAGCGATGAGCTGGCCGAAGGTGAACGGACGCTCAGGGATCTCGAGGTCAGTGGACGAGGCCGCGGTGATCTGCAGGAATACACCGATGGCCGGTCCGCCCTTGTGGAACTGGCCGGTCGAGTGCAGGAACCGCGGTCCCCAGCCGAAGGTCACCGGACGGCCCGATACAGCTGCGAGTTCATCCCGGATACCCTCAAGCGGAGCATGGGTGATGCGGTCAAGGTAGGCCTGGACGCTAAGGTAGCCATCCGAGCCAAGCTGGCCGAGCAGGGCCTGCACGGCATCAGTTACCGAATCCGCAGAGCCGAGCCATTCGCCTCCGCGTACTTCCACTGCTCCGTCGGTAAACGCTGCAGGCGTGGGTTCCGGGCGGGCATCCAGCAAGCCGCGTGCAGCCACCTTGGCAGCCTCGACGTCGGGCTGGTCGAACGGGTTGATGCCAAGCAGACGGCCCGCCACGGACGTGGCAAACTCCCACACAAACATCTGGGAAGCAAGCCCGCCGGCAATCGCCACCTCGTTTTCGCGAAGTTCGATGTCGGCATCGGCACTTACCAGACGGACCACCAGGACATCCTCGGCGCCGCCAAGGGCTTCGGGGGAGTCCGGACCGGCAACCACGGGCAGGACACCCGTGCCGAGCTTGCCCGTGGACTCTGCGATGAGCTGTTCAGCCCAGTCAGCAAAGCCAACAATGCCGGAGCCGTCCTCGGCGATGACGATCTTGTTGCGCAAGGGAGAGGTACCACCCAGGGCAATGCCGAGGGCAAGACCGATGTTGTCGGTCGAATCCTCGTTCAGGATCTCGGCTGCTTCTTCTGCTTCATCCAGGAACGCCTGGATATCCACGCCAGCCAGGCCACAAGGGACAAGGCCGAAAGCGGTCAGGGCCGAGAAGCGGCCGCCTACGTTGGGATCCGCGTTGAAAACGGCACGGTAGCCGGCCTCACGG is from Paenarthrobacter nicotinovorans and encodes:
- the gap gene encoding type I glyceraldehyde-3-phosphate dehydrogenase codes for the protein MTTRIGINGFGRIGRNYFRAALAQGADLEIVAVNDLTSPETLAHLLKYDSVGGRLAQTVEVVDGNLVVDGKSIKVLAERDPANLPWGDLGVDIVIESTGFFTKAAAAQKHIDAGAKKVLISAPASDEDITIVMGVNDGLYDPAAHNIISNASCTTNCLGPLAKVVNDAFGIERGLMTTVHAYTADQNLQDGPHGDLRRARAAAINMVPTSTGAAKAIGLVLPELKGKLDGYAIRVPVPTGSATDLTVTVSREVTVEEVNAAVKAAAESEQWAGILSYTDAPIVSSDIVGDPASSIFDSGLTKVIGNQVKVVSWYDNEWGYSNRLVDLTELVASKLG
- a CDS encoding superoxide dismutase produces the protein MTEYVLPELGYDYAALEPHISAKIMELHHSKHHAAYVAGANNALAQLAEARDKGDFANINRLSKDLAFHTGGHINHSVFWNNISPDGGDKPEGELAAAIDDAFGSFDAFRAQFTAAALGLQGSGWAFLAYEPIGGNLLIEQLYDQQGNVAVGTTPLLMLDMWEHAFYLDYVNVKADYVKAFWNIVNWADVAKRFEAARTNATGLVVL
- the secG gene encoding preprotein translocase subunit SecG; translated protein: MDVLQVILQILLAITSLLLTLLILLHKGRGGGLSDMFGGGMSSGLSSSGVAERNLNRFTIILGVTWGVVIIGLGLIMRFTSGGDS
- a CDS encoding gluconeogenesis factor YvcK family protein, which produces MGVLTGPLPLIPPKGVPGSQQKKSPSVVALGGGHGLAASLSALRLLTSELTAIVTVADDGGSSGRLREEYGVLPPGDLRMALSALCDDTDWGRTWRDVMQHRFDAGGKAKGGSLDNHAMGNLLIVTLWELLGDTVAGLKWAGALLGARGQVLPMSSIPLTIEGKARTELPDGSHQLQTVRGQAKCAVAGKLEEVKLFPEDAPACTEALTAIELADWVILGPGSWYTSVLPHLLLPELRQALGDTAAKRCLTMNLDVETKETSGMTAADHLDVLRRYAPEFSVDVVLADPAAIQDLKAFEKAAGMIGAEVVLGRVGASRRRPVHDPLLLAAAYHDIFGNS
- a CDS encoding glucose-6-phosphate dehydrogenase assembly protein OpcA; protein product: MIVDLPDTTTSKISKKIMSLREQGGVIALGRVLTLVVVTKSGQEEEAIEAANEASREHPCRIIVLADAGSEGPDRLDAQIRVGGDAGASEVIVLRGHGHMAHESESLVSALLLPDAPIVAWWPHGAPESACETSIGRIAHRRITDSANEPDPRLALENIRATYKAGDTDLAWTRLTNWRMQLAAVFDQVDGDPVSAVAVEGASDSPSTLLLAAWLSLALQAPVTIVADPAGTGIRRVRLTRASGDVQLFRPGLSVAELTQPGQPAQRITLPRRSLKDCLAEELRRLDPDEVFGEVITMGLPLTSQRRVQTSAR
- a CDS encoding RNA polymerase-binding protein RbpA; translated protein: MVHGTPGYRGTRVGVAQGSEPRNHSDHGQGEQLPRIRVPYWCAKGHETRLVFLKLPDEQIPKTWDCPKCGMPASRDPETPANPRPEDELFKSHLDYVKERRSSQDAEIVLAGALERLRARGILSDQLLGDT
- the tpiA gene encoding triose-phosphate isomerase, whose protein sequence is MTTSANGNFVRKPFIAGNWKMNMDHVQGITLLQKLAWTLSDAKHDYNRVEVAVFPPFTDLRGVQTLVQGDELDIVYGGQDLSQFDSGAYTGDISGQFLNKLGCSYVLVGHSERRTIHNESDEVLNAKVKAAFRHEVTPVLCVGEGLEIRQAGTHVEHTLAQLRAGVDGLTDEQAADLVVAYEPVWAIGTGEVAGPEDAQEMCAAIRAELAVLFNDAVAAKTRLLYGGSVKANNAAAIMAGRDVDGLLVGGASLDPAEFANIVRFESHLVTD
- a CDS encoding phosphoglycerate kinase; its protein translation is MTSHTLNELIAEGVRGRYILVRSDLNVPLDGSTVTDDGRIKASLPVLKKLSDAGARVLVTAHLGRPKGAPEAKFSLKPAVERLAELADFKVQLAADTVGDSAKEHAAALQDGDVLVLENVRFDARETSKDDAERGAFADELVALTGSNGAYVDDAFGAVHRKHASVYDVATRLPSYLGDLVHTEVEVLRKLTTDTQRPYVVVLGGSKVSDKLAVIDNLLGKADTILVGGGMLFTFLAAAGHKVAGSLLEEDQIPVVQDYLKRAADAGTSFVIPTDVVVASRFAADAEHEVVKADAIEESTFGASGIGLDIGPESASAFAAQIEGAKTVFWNGPMGVFEFEAFANGTRAIAQALTDTVAFTVVGGGDSAAAVRTLGFEDSQFGHISTGGGASLEYLEGKELPGLSVLDR
- the whiA gene encoding DNA-binding protein WhiA, producing the protein MALTASVKDELSRLDIKKSSVRKAEVSAMLRFAGGLHIISGRIVIEAEVDLASTARRLRAAIAEVYGHQSEIIVVSGGGLRRGSRYVVRVVRDGEALARQTGLLDGRGRPVRGLPSVVVNGSAADAEAVWRGAFLAHGSLTEPGRSSSLEVTCPGPESALALVGAARRLGIQAKAREVRGVDRVVIRDGDTIAALLTRMGAHDALMVWEERRMRKEVRATANRLANFDDANLRRSAQAAVAAGARVDRALEILGDDVPDHLKYAGELRVAHKQASLDELGRLADPPMTKDAIAGRIRRLLAMADKRALDLGIPGTEANVTPEMMDE
- the zwf gene encoding glucose-6-phosphate dehydrogenase → MPETENGRKNGGLRNPLRDPRDRRLNRIAGPSSLVFFGVTGDLARKKLMPAVYDLANRGLLPPSFALVGFGRRDWDNADFAAEVKENVKAHARTKFDEGVWEQLASGIRFVQGEFDDDDAFERLGDVLDELDETRGTRGNHGFYLSIPPKAFEQVCRQLSKHGLAQAQPGQWRRVVIEKPFGHDLESARQLNDIVESVFPPDAVFRIDHYLGKETVQNILALRFANQLFEPLWNANYVDHVQITMAEDIGTGGRAGYYDGVGAARDVIQNHLLQLLALTAMEEPISFNADDLRAEKEKVLAAVKLPEDLSTHSARGQFTGGWQGGEKVLGYLDEDGIPADSKTETYAAIRVDINTRRWNGVPFYLRAGKRLGRRVTEIAVVFKRAPNLLFRDHGEDDFGQNAVVIRVQPDEGATIRFGSKVPGTQMEVRDVTMDFGYGHSFTESSPEAYERLILDVLLGEPPLFPRHQEVELSWKILDPFEDYWAGLDEQPQPYAPGSWGPASADALLARDGRTWRRP
- the pgl gene encoding 6-phosphogluconolactonase gives rise to the protein MAAIAARLITKLVDVQDKHGEATVVLTGGTVGIGTLKAVADSAAAPAVDWSRVNFWWGDERFVAADSDDRNTRQAHQALLSHLQVDPARVHEPGSTDQFATADEAAAAYEAELKAAAEAEHAADMSDDRPEQPGNLPRFDVLLLGVGPDAHIASLFPEQAGIREKSRAVVGVENSPKPPPSRISLTLPAINTAQEIWMVVAGEDKAGAVGLALAGANPVQVPAAGPAGRTRTLWLIDENAASRVPQQLVRKDPAGA